Below is a window of Halolamina sp. CBA1230 DNA.
TGGAACACGACGTCGAGACCGCGCTGGCCGACGAGGTGTGGCTGGCGACGGGCCGGACCGGCGACCGGGTCGAGCCCGCGCTCCTGCGACAGTTCCCCGTCGAGGCGGGCGTGCTCACGTTCGACTTCTCGGCCGGAACGCACGCTGACGCCGCGACGGTCGACTGGCTCCCTTCGACGCTCGACCCCGAGAGCGACAGTGAACGGTTCGATCCCGGGGAGAAGACGCGGCGCCGGCGGCTGCTCGCCGAACGAGCGTACGGGAAGGGCTGGCGCTCGTTCACGGAGACGACCCGGCCCGACTGCCGGTGGTTCGATCTGGCCCGGACCGGCCGCGGGATGGTGCCGGTCTGTGGCGCGAAAGGTCGGTGTCAGAGCGAGGCCGAGTGCAGCAGCCGCTGTGGTTCGTTCGAACCGGAGCCGCCGCAGTGGCGGACGAACGGCTGGCCGATCGACGGCGGGCCGGGACAGGGCGTGCGACGGCTGCTTGAACGGCGGCGCGAGCGTGCTCGCCGTCGGTCGGGGGGTCCCTGAGGGCGCGCCGGAGCACTCGCCGGATCACGGGCGGGTAACGGGGACGGTCGACACACCGGTCGGGGTGACACTGGGAGGGTGCGAGGAAAACGGCGGCTCTCGGAGGAACGGCGATCGAAAACGGGGGTAGTGGTTTACCGCCGGGGCACCTACGTGGTGCATGGTCGCACGCGTGCTCGTCCCGATGGACGGCTCGGAGATGGCCGAGACGGCGCTCAGGTACGCCCTCGAGATCCACCCCGACGCGGAGATCCACGTCCTCAACGTCGTCGGCGAGCCGTCGCCGATGATGGGGAAGGCGCTCAAAGCCGCGCTGGAGGCGGACGTCGAGGAGAAAGCCCGGGAGCAGGCCTCGGCGGTGCTTGAACGCGCCCGCGAGATCGGCCGTGAGCACGACGTCGATATCCAGACGGAGGTGGCGTGGGGGAGTCCGGCGAAGGAGATCGTCGCGATGGCGGCGGAGTACGACGCCGTCGTCGTCGGTAGCCACAGCGGCTCGCTCGCCGATCGGCTGTT
It encodes the following:
- a CDS encoding universal stress protein encodes the protein MVARVLVPMDGSEMAETALRYALEIHPDAEIHVLNVVGEPSPMMGKALKAALEADVEEKAREQASAVLERAREIGREHDVDIQTEVAWGSPAKEIVAMAAEYDAVVVGSHSGSLADRLFVGNVARKVVRRSPVPVTVVR
- a CDS encoding DUF5787 family protein, whose protein sequence is MSAPAIESEFTFELLVCRWAELGWPPDEPADASDGPVIVSRQLGTQQRRWDTIVIECDPEGLAARREFGDRTIDSDLLPVVRHAPADWGYYRDALPDPGYPWRYVREAIHRAAARGLVEKRKNDNRIEIRRKRAYPEWVSRIIAIENKPDLDASAAAALSGQLEHDVETALADEVWLATGRTGDRVEPALLRQFPVEAGVLTFDFSAGTHADAATVDWLPSTLDPESDSERFDPGEKTRRRRLLAERAYGKGWRSFTETTRPDCRWFDLARTGRGMVPVCGAKGRCQSEAECSSRCGSFEPEPPQWRTNGWPIDGGPGQGVRRLLERRRERARRRSGGP